The following are from one region of the Microbacterium paraoxydans genome:
- the msuE gene encoding FMN reductase produces the protein MTAPLRVVAVSGSLHEPSKTTALLRAITAAIAERAPVEAQLIELTQVGPSLAGALTRDQLPPEVEANLRAIETADLLIVGSPVYRASFTGLFKHLFDFVDQYALVGTPVLLAATGGGERHALMIEHQLRPLFAFFQALTLPLGVYASTTDFDGYEVATDVLRARIALAAERALPLVGYTLSRPAELLVG, from the coding sequence ATGACAGCTCCGCTCCGCGTCGTCGCCGTCTCGGGCTCCCTCCACGAGCCGAGCAAGACCACCGCCCTCCTCCGTGCGATCACCGCCGCGATCGCCGAGCGTGCCCCGGTCGAGGCGCAGCTGATCGAGCTCACGCAGGTCGGCCCCTCCCTCGCGGGTGCTCTCACCCGTGACCAGCTCCCGCCGGAGGTGGAGGCGAACCTGCGTGCGATCGAGACCGCCGACCTCCTCATCGTGGGCAGCCCGGTGTACCGCGCCTCGTTCACGGGGCTGTTCAAGCACCTGTTCGACTTCGTGGACCAGTACGCGCTGGTCGGCACGCCGGTGCTCCTCGCCGCGACCGGCGGGGGCGAGCGGCACGCCCTCATGATCGAGCACCAGCTGCGCCCCCTGTTCGCGTTCTTCCAGGCGCTCACCCTCCCGCTCGGCGTGTACGCGAGCACGACCGACTTCGACGGCTACGAGGTGGCGACCGACGTGCTGCGTGCGCGGATCGCGCTCGCGGCCGAGCGGGCCCTCCCGCTCGTCGGCTACACCCTGTCGCGCCCCGCGGAGCTGCTCGTCGGCTGA
- the hisC gene encoding histidinol-phosphate transaminase, whose product MTLSARAGLDAVPAYRQGRSAPAGASKLSSNESPHPPLPSVVRAVQDRVAGIHRYPDMSASAVREALAARYAVDPAQVTVGAGSVEIAAQLIHAVAGEGDEVVFAWRSFEAYPSLVRIAGATPVAVPLDADHGHDLDAMRAAITPRTRLVFVCNPNNPTGTVVDAEALERFVAAVPHDVLVVIDEAYVHFDRTDSRGAGIELFRRHPHVAVLHTFSKAYGLAGLRIGYAIAPTVIAEAQRKVAVPFGVTDLAQAAALASLAAEDELAVRIDEVVAQRDRLYTVLTAAGWPAVRSQANFVWVPAGERTAELDALLHAGGVVARAFPGEGIRISSGSVEDIDRVEAALETELAEVNA is encoded by the coding sequence ATGACTCTCTCCGCCCGCGCCGGTCTCGACGCCGTGCCCGCCTACCGACAGGGGCGCTCCGCCCCGGCCGGTGCCTCCAAGCTCTCCTCGAACGAGTCCCCGCATCCGCCGCTGCCCTCCGTCGTGCGCGCCGTGCAGGACCGGGTGGCCGGCATCCACCGCTACCCGGACATGAGCGCCTCCGCGGTCCGGGAGGCGCTCGCCGCCCGGTACGCCGTGGACCCGGCGCAGGTGACCGTCGGGGCGGGGTCGGTGGAGATCGCCGCCCAGCTCATCCACGCGGTGGCCGGCGAGGGGGACGAGGTCGTCTTCGCCTGGCGGTCCTTCGAGGCCTACCCCTCGCTCGTCCGGATCGCGGGCGCGACGCCCGTCGCCGTGCCGCTGGACGCCGATCACGGCCACGACCTCGACGCGATGCGTGCCGCGATCACCCCGCGCACCCGTCTCGTCTTCGTGTGCAACCCCAACAACCCGACCGGCACCGTCGTCGACGCCGAGGCCCTGGAGCGGTTCGTCGCCGCGGTGCCGCACGACGTCCTCGTCGTCATCGACGAGGCCTACGTGCACTTCGACCGCACGGACAGTCGCGGCGCCGGCATCGAGCTGTTCCGTCGCCACCCGCACGTCGCGGTGCTGCACACGTTCTCCAAGGCCTACGGCCTGGCCGGGCTCCGCATCGGCTACGCGATCGCCCCCACCGTGATCGCCGAGGCGCAGCGCAAGGTGGCCGTGCCGTTCGGGGTCACCGACCTCGCCCAGGCCGCGGCCCTCGCCTCGCTCGCCGCGGAGGACGAGCTCGCCGTCCGCATCGACGAGGTCGTGGCACAGCGCGATCGGCTGTACACCGTGCTCACCGCCGCCGGCTGGCCCGCCGTGCGCTCGCAGGCCAACTTCGTCTGGGTACCCGCGGGGGAGCGCACCGCCGAACTCGACGCCCTCCTGCACGCCGGCGGCGTCGTCGCTCGCGCCTTCCCCGGCGAGGGCATCCGCATCTCGTCCGGCTCCGTGGAGGACATCGACCGGGTGGAAGCCGCCCTCGAGACCGAGCTCGCCGAGGTGAACGCATGA
- a CDS encoding heparan-alpha-glucosaminide N-acetyltransferase domain-containing protein, producing MTALRPVRWFRDFGRPPRILGLDVARGLAILGMAGAHVGVTEAFEWGDPTTWTDLVHGRSSILFALLAGVSIALMTGRDVLPERERLPSIRLNLVGRGAVIFVIGLALELLNTPIAVILTLYGLLYVAVIPVLRWRPRQLLLGAAVLALAGPALLALLSAVALQPFGAGIGFVLYGTYPITVWLALVLGGMALGRLRVQEVRTAVVALVVGVVLAAIGYGLGALGAGAGLGGETGSIVSSTSASSGSESIEILPDESLDSLPDESLSSSFIPDDVMPPSGWESYPEALAATDPLGSMVRAVFAVDPHSGGTAEILGSGGFALAVVALCLLLSRPLRWPLLPLGALGSMPLTAYSLHVVSVVLVAGPGGFIADNAFWALTAVGLLLVTTLWAMFVGRGPLERLVGKGAAAMAAVPRR from the coding sequence ATGACTGCTCTCCGCCCCGTGCGCTGGTTCCGTGATTTCGGGCGGCCGCCGCGCATCCTCGGTCTCGACGTCGCGCGGGGTCTGGCGATCCTCGGCATGGCCGGTGCCCACGTCGGGGTGACGGAGGCGTTCGAGTGGGGCGACCCGACCACCTGGACCGACCTCGTGCACGGCCGCTCCTCGATCCTCTTCGCGCTGCTCGCCGGCGTCTCCATCGCCCTCATGACCGGGCGCGACGTGCTGCCGGAGCGGGAGCGCCTGCCGAGCATCCGCCTCAACCTCGTGGGCCGCGGCGCGGTGATCTTCGTGATCGGCCTCGCTCTGGAGCTCCTCAACACGCCGATCGCCGTGATCCTCACCCTGTACGGCCTGCTCTACGTCGCCGTCATCCCGGTGCTGCGGTGGCGACCGCGGCAGCTGCTCCTCGGCGCCGCCGTCCTCGCCCTCGCCGGTCCGGCGCTGCTCGCTCTGCTCAGTGCGGTGGCGCTGCAGCCGTTCGGCGCGGGCATCGGGTTCGTGCTCTACGGCACCTATCCGATCACCGTGTGGCTGGCGCTCGTGCTCGGCGGCATGGCTCTGGGGCGGCTCCGGGTGCAGGAGGTGCGCACGGCCGTCGTCGCCCTCGTCGTCGGCGTGGTCCTCGCCGCGATCGGCTACGGCCTGGGCGCCCTCGGCGCGGGCGCGGGGCTGGGGGGAGAGACGGGATCGATCGTCTCCTCGACCAGCGCCTCCTCCGGGAGTGAGAGCATCGAGATCCTTCCCGACGAGAGCCTGGACAGCCTCCCCGACGAGAGCCTGTCGTCGTCGTTCATCCCCGACGATGTGATGCCGCCGTCCGGCTGGGAGAGCTATCCCGAGGCGCTCGCCGCGACGGATCCGCTCGGCTCCATGGTCCGCGCGGTCTTCGCTGTCGACCCGCACAGCGGTGGCACCGCCGAGATCCTGGGCTCCGGTGGCTTCGCCCTCGCGGTGGTCGCGCTGTGCCTGCTGCTGAGCCGTCCGCTGCGCTGGCCGCTGCTGCCCCTCGGTGCGCTGGGGTCCATGCCGCTCACGGCATACAGCCTGCACGTCGTCTCCGTCGTCCTCGTCGCGGGTCCCGGCGGCTTCATCGCGGACAACGCCTTCTGGGCGCTCACCGCCGTGGGACTCCTGCTGGTCACGACGCTGTGGGCGATGTTCGTCGGCCGCGGCCCGCTGGAACGTCTCGTCGGGAAGGGGGCCGCCGCGATGGCCGCGGTCCCTCGGCGCTGA
- a CDS encoding thioredoxin domain-containing protein: MTNRLADTLSPYLRAHADNPVDWYPWGEEAFAEARRRDVPMLISIGYSTCHWCHVMARESFADPETAARINEGFVAVKVDREEHPHVDGAYMAAASAFTQNLGWPLTVFTTPAGRAFYAGTYWPPEARPPMPAFRDVLVAVREAWTTRRAQAEESADAVTAALAEAAQATASTLPDTAALAEAARGLAAREDAEFGGFGGAPKFPVATTLRFLQEPLIRAAVPEAAAAAERALAAMANSDLRDADGGFFRYATRRDWTVPHYERMLTDNAQLLEVALDAGDEETARGIARFLLGTLRRADGGFGAAQDSESWIDGVRNEGGYYLRPVADRTALEPPAVDGKVITGWNGLAIAALARAGATLGEDAWIAAAAEAAAAVLGTNRGADGALVRASLDGRASAAVATAADLALLAEGLFALAAATGDVAPAVTALGLLDEVLDGAAGDDPLLRAQGIAASPDHTDGDLPSDTAAVAQAALTAWRLGAGDRYRAAAAERVEALASRALAQPFAHGSLLRVAAGLAAAPRQLVVVTEEPGGALAAAARGADADVVAIVTPAQAAGFAAAGFELFEGKEATAERAYDCRAFVCRLPVSDPAAISRAR, from the coding sequence ATGACGAACCGTCTCGCCGACACCCTCAGCCCTTACCTGCGGGCCCACGCCGACAATCCCGTCGACTGGTACCCCTGGGGGGAGGAGGCCTTCGCCGAGGCCCGCCGCCGGGATGTGCCGATGCTGATCTCGATCGGCTACTCCACCTGCCACTGGTGCCATGTGATGGCGCGCGAGTCGTTCGCCGACCCGGAGACCGCCGCCCGCATCAACGAGGGGTTCGTCGCGGTGAAGGTCGACCGCGAGGAGCATCCGCACGTCGACGGGGCCTACATGGCCGCCGCGTCGGCGTTCACGCAGAACCTCGGCTGGCCGCTCACGGTGTTCACCACGCCCGCCGGTCGCGCCTTCTACGCGGGGACCTACTGGCCGCCGGAGGCGCGACCGCCGATGCCCGCGTTCCGCGATGTGCTGGTGGCCGTCCGCGAGGCGTGGACGACGCGACGGGCGCAGGCCGAGGAATCCGCGGACGCAGTGACCGCGGCGCTCGCCGAGGCCGCGCAGGCCACGGCATCGACCCTGCCGGACACCGCCGCCCTCGCGGAAGCCGCCCGCGGCCTCGCTGCCAGGGAGGACGCGGAGTTCGGCGGCTTCGGCGGAGCTCCGAAGTTCCCGGTGGCCACGACCCTGCGGTTCCTCCAGGAGCCCCTCATCCGCGCGGCCGTACCGGAGGCGGCGGCTGCGGCCGAACGCGCCCTCGCGGCGATGGCGAACTCGGACCTGCGTGACGCCGACGGCGGGTTCTTCCGCTACGCGACCCGGCGTGACTGGACGGTGCCGCACTACGAGCGCATGCTGACCGACAACGCCCAGCTGCTCGAGGTCGCGCTCGACGCCGGCGACGAGGAGACCGCCCGCGGCATCGCCCGCTTCCTGCTCGGCACTCTGCGGCGCGCGGACGGGGGCTTCGGGGCCGCACAGGACTCCGAGTCGTGGATCGACGGCGTTCGCAACGAGGGTGGGTACTACCTCCGTCCGGTTGCGGATCGCACCGCCTTGGAGCCGCCGGCGGTGGACGGCAAGGTCATCACGGGATGGAACGGCCTCGCGATCGCGGCACTCGCCCGCGCGGGCGCGACACTCGGCGAAGACGCGTGGATCGCCGCCGCTGCGGAGGCCGCCGCCGCCGTGCTCGGCACCAATCGCGGGGCCGACGGCGCGCTCGTGCGGGCATCGCTGGACGGCCGGGCCTCCGCCGCGGTCGCCACGGCCGCCGACCTCGCGCTGCTCGCCGAGGGGCTGTTCGCCCTCGCGGCGGCCACCGGCGACGTCGCTCCGGCGGTCACGGCCCTGGGCCTCCTCGACGAGGTGCTGGACGGCGCCGCGGGGGACGACCCGTTGCTCCGCGCGCAGGGCATCGCCGCCTCGCCCGACCACACCGACGGCGACCTTCCCTCGGACACGGCCGCGGTCGCGCAGGCTGCGCTCACCGCCTGGCGGCTCGGGGCGGGGGACCGCTATCGCGCGGCGGCGGCCGAGCGGGTGGAGGCCCTCGCCTCCCGGGCCCTCGCCCAGCCCTTCGCCCACGGCAGTCTGCTGCGGGTCGCCGCCGGACTCGCCGCGGCACCGCGGCAGCTCGTCGTGGTGACGGAGGAGCCGGGTGGGGCGCTCGCCGCCGCCGCCCGCGGGGCCGATGCCGATGTCGTCGCGATCGTCACGCCGGCGCAGGCCGCGGGGTTCGCCGCCGCGGGGTTCGAGCTGTTCGAGGGCAAGGAGGCGACCGCCGAGCGCGCCTACGACTGCCGCGCCTTCGTCTGTCGCCTGCCGGTGAGCGATCCGGCCGCGATCTCGCGCGCACGGTGA
- a CDS encoding class I SAM-dependent methyltransferase, with translation MSPDLRPPAGADSVARAYDARAEEYREVAGDLGLTDPRDRELIRKWRDETPGRLLDAGCGPGHWTAFLHGDDGAEFGTGRDVEGIDLSTAFIRGARVQYPHLSFHHGSFRTLPQASGTVGGVLAWYSVIHTPPAELPDVFAEFARVLASGGGLLLGYFVGEPRAVFPHAVAPAFFWTAEALAPLLAAAGLELQWSETREREAGEISSRPHGALRALRS, from the coding sequence ATGAGCCCGGATCTGCGACCTCCCGCGGGAGCGGACTCGGTCGCGCGCGCCTACGACGCGAGGGCTGAGGAGTACCGGGAGGTCGCGGGAGACCTGGGGCTGACGGATCCCCGTGACCGAGAGCTCATCCGGAAGTGGCGCGACGAGACCCCGGGACGGCTGCTCGACGCGGGGTGCGGCCCCGGCCACTGGACGGCCTTCCTGCACGGGGATGACGGCGCAGAGTTCGGAACCGGGCGGGACGTCGAGGGGATCGATCTCTCCACGGCCTTCATCCGCGGGGCGAGGGTGCAGTATCCGCACCTCTCGTTCCATCACGGGTCGTTCCGGACGCTGCCGCAGGCATCGGGCACCGTCGGCGGCGTCCTCGCGTGGTATTCCGTGATCCACACCCCTCCGGCCGAGCTCCCGGACGTATTCGCCGAGTTCGCTCGGGTGCTCGCCTCCGGCGGAGGACTACTCCTCGGCTACTTCGTCGGCGAACCCCGGGCGGTCTTCCCTCATGCCGTCGCACCCGCGTTCTTCTGGACCGCCGAGGCCCTGGCCCCGCTGCTCGCCGCGGCCGGTCTCGAGCTGCAGTGGTCCGAGACCCGCGAGCGCGAAGCCGGCGAGATCAGTTCTCGCCCCCACGGAGCCCTCCGCGCCCTCCGCTCCTGA
- the rsmI gene encoding 16S rRNA (cytidine(1402)-2'-O)-methyltransferase, producing the protein MIILAATPIGNLGDASRRLVEVLENAEIVVAEDTRTTQRLLQALKIDNRPRLIALHDHNEKQKAAELAALAAETDLVVLSDAGMPTVSDPGYGLVAEAVAQGVTVTAIPGPSAVLMALAISGLPTDRFTFEGFLPRKPGERRATLSALAAEPRTMVFFESPSRLATTLTDMGAAFGADRRIAVCRELTKLYEEVRRGTASELAAWAADGVKGEIVVVVEGAPRRDASPEDALAQVQALVADGTRLKEAASEVAALTGLSSRDLYQAALAARSR; encoded by the coding sequence GTGATCATCCTCGCCGCGACCCCGATCGGAAACCTGGGCGATGCGTCGCGGCGCCTCGTGGAGGTGCTGGAGAACGCGGAGATCGTCGTCGCGGAGGACACCCGCACGACGCAGCGCCTTTTGCAGGCCCTCAAGATCGACAACCGGCCCCGGCTGATCGCGCTGCACGACCACAACGAGAAGCAGAAGGCCGCGGAGCTGGCCGCGCTCGCCGCGGAGACCGACCTCGTGGTGCTGAGCGATGCGGGCATGCCGACCGTGAGCGATCCGGGATACGGCCTCGTCGCCGAGGCGGTGGCGCAGGGGGTCACGGTGACCGCGATCCCGGGGCCGAGCGCAGTGCTCATGGCCCTGGCGATCTCGGGGCTGCCGACGGATCGCTTCACCTTCGAGGGGTTCCTGCCGCGGAAGCCGGGGGAGCGCCGGGCGACCCTCTCCGCCCTCGCCGCCGAGCCGCGAACGATGGTGTTCTTCGAGTCGCCCTCGCGCCTGGCGACGACCCTCACCGACATGGGGGCCGCCTTCGGCGCGGACCGCCGGATCGCCGTGTGTCGGGAGCTGACGAAGCTGTACGAGGAGGTCCGTCGTGGCACCGCGTCCGAGCTCGCCGCCTGGGCCGCCGACGGGGTGAAGGGCGAGATCGTGGTGGTCGTCGAGGGTGCGCCGCGGCGGGACGCCTCCCCGGAGGACGCCCTCGCCCAGGTGCAGGCCCTGGTCGCGGACGGCACCCGCCTGAAGGAGGCGGCCTCCGAGGTCGCGGCCCTGACGGGCTTGTCCTCCCGGGATCTGTATCAGGCGGCCCTCGCCGCCCGGTCGCGGTGA
- a CDS encoding amino acid permease — protein sequence MTNDPVTEVPVTTTTTKGLHPGLTRRQISMMGLGGAIGAGLFVGSGQAISIAGPAVLISYLVAGGIVVLVMAMLAEMVAARPSSGAFSSYAQKAMGRSAGSAVGWLYWIQLVVVIAAEATGAAGIVANWVPGIPAWVWVLVFVVALTAVNLFGVRNYGRFEFWFAAIKVAAIIAFLVVGVCAIVGLIPGVPATGISNLVDQGGFAPHGITGIAAALLIVVFAFGGTEVVAIAAAESDDPSRNIRRIVREVLVRILIFYVGSIFVIVAVLPWDDPAVQAGPFSAVLDTLNIPGVGLVMDLIVVIALLSAMNANIYGASRMAYSLGERGLAPLSVTRTSLKGVPFVAVLASVAFGFVTVGLNWAFPDVVLPALLNVVGSTLLVIWTATAISQIVLRRRADRAGEAMPMRLWGFPWVSWLCLVLLAAVIALAMIDPAARIQLLLTLGLTAVLLVVARVTRGVARPGIVKE from the coding sequence ATGACCAACGATCCCGTGACCGAGGTCCCCGTCACCACGACGACCACGAAGGGCCTGCACCCGGGCCTCACCCGCCGCCAGATCTCCATGATGGGGCTCGGCGGCGCGATCGGCGCGGGGCTGTTCGTCGGCTCCGGGCAGGCGATCAGCATCGCCGGACCCGCCGTGCTCATCTCCTACCTCGTCGCGGGCGGCATCGTCGTGCTCGTGATGGCGATGCTCGCCGAGATGGTCGCGGCCCGCCCGAGCTCCGGCGCCTTCAGCTCCTACGCCCAGAAGGCCATGGGGCGCAGCGCCGGCAGCGCGGTGGGCTGGCTGTACTGGATCCAGCTCGTCGTCGTGATCGCCGCCGAGGCGACCGGCGCGGCCGGGATCGTGGCGAACTGGGTACCCGGGATCCCGGCGTGGGTCTGGGTGCTCGTGTTCGTCGTGGCCCTCACCGCGGTGAACCTCTTCGGCGTGCGCAACTACGGCCGCTTCGAGTTCTGGTTCGCGGCGATCAAGGTCGCCGCGATCATCGCCTTCCTCGTCGTCGGCGTGTGCGCGATCGTCGGACTCATCCCCGGCGTGCCGGCGACCGGCATCTCGAACCTCGTGGACCAGGGCGGCTTCGCGCCGCACGGCATCACCGGCATCGCCGCGGCGCTCCTCATCGTGGTCTTCGCGTTCGGAGGTACCGAGGTCGTCGCGATCGCGGCCGCCGAGTCGGACGATCCGTCCCGCAACATCCGCCGGATCGTGCGCGAGGTGCTCGTGCGCATCCTCATCTTCTACGTCGGCTCGATCTTCGTCATCGTCGCGGTGCTCCCGTGGGACGACCCCGCCGTGCAGGCCGGTCCGTTCTCGGCCGTGCTGGACACGCTGAACATCCCGGGCGTCGGCCTCGTCATGGACCTCATCGTCGTGATCGCGCTGCTCTCGGCCATGAACGCCAACATCTACGGCGCGTCGCGGATGGCGTACTCCCTGGGGGAACGCGGGCTGGCACCGCTGTCCGTCACCCGGACGAGCCTCAAGGGCGTGCCGTTCGTCGCCGTCCTCGCCTCGGTGGCGTTCGGCTTCGTCACCGTCGGACTCAACTGGGCGTTCCCGGACGTGGTGCTGCCGGCACTGCTGAACGTCGTGGGGTCGACGCTGCTCGTGATCTGGACCGCGACGGCGATCTCGCAGATCGTGCTGCGCCGGCGGGCCGACCGCGCCGGTGAGGCGATGCCCATGCGGCTCTGGGGCTTCCCCTGGGTCTCGTGGCTCTGCCTGGTGCTGCTCGCGGCCGTGATCGCGCTGGCGATGATCGATCCGGCCGCGCGCATCCAGCTGCTGCTCACGCTCGGGCTCACCGCCGTGCTGCTGGTCGTCGCCCGCGTGACGCGGGGTGTGGCCCGCCCCGGGATCGTCAAGGAGTGA
- a CDS encoding dolichyl-phosphate-mannose--protein mannosyltransferase: MTAPEPLLPLPEERLTRYERLRDRVLQAPDWGRAIGWLAPLLVTALAAVLRLANVGHPHQLAFDETYYVKDAWSLWSLGYEGVWGENANDAFVTLQELPLTNKGAFIVHPPLGKWLIALGMAIGGPDNSAGWRLATALLGAGSVLLVFLIARRLTGSVVAATVAGTLLAIDGLSIVMSRIALLDGILTFFVLLGVLFVLIDRQRTIPLLERRNPDDEHPLWGPILWRRPWLVAAGLALGAASAVKWSGLYVLAGFGLYVVITDALARRRGGVVVWPASAVFRQGPVSFVLLVFPALAVYLASWTGWLVTANGYDRGSDPNPLVALWNYHEAMLGFHVGLTRGHPYASPAWEWPFLLRPTAVWVDSDPTGCGVDRCIGVISAIPNPLIWYGGVAASVYLLYRLVRRWITRQPVGPALSLPLVGLAVTYLPWLMFPDRTIFQFYTVVMMPFLVLALTVTLRIIAGRREDPLPRRQSGERTVLIYLGVVVLVSAFFLPLWTGMSVPYDFWRLHNWLPGWV; the protein is encoded by the coding sequence GTGACCGCGCCCGAGCCCCTCCTGCCCCTCCCCGAGGAGCGCCTCACGCGTTACGAGCGGCTCCGCGACCGTGTGCTGCAGGCGCCGGACTGGGGCCGGGCGATCGGCTGGCTGGCCCCGCTGCTGGTCACCGCTCTCGCGGCGGTCCTGCGCCTGGCGAACGTCGGCCACCCGCACCAGCTCGCCTTCGACGAGACCTACTACGTCAAGGACGCCTGGTCGCTGTGGAGTCTCGGCTACGAGGGGGTGTGGGGCGAGAACGCGAACGACGCCTTCGTCACCCTGCAGGAGCTCCCGCTGACGAACAAGGGCGCGTTCATCGTGCACCCGCCGCTCGGGAAGTGGCTCATCGCGCTCGGCATGGCCATCGGCGGCCCGGACAACAGCGCCGGCTGGCGTCTGGCGACGGCCCTCCTCGGTGCGGGATCGGTGCTGCTGGTGTTCCTCATCGCCCGGCGCCTGACCGGCTCGGTCGTGGCGGCGACCGTGGCCGGCACCCTCCTCGCGATCGACGGCCTCAGCATCGTGATGAGCCGGATCGCGCTGCTCGACGGCATCCTCACCTTCTTCGTGCTGCTGGGCGTGCTGTTCGTGCTCATCGACCGCCAGCGCACGATCCCGCTGCTCGAACGCCGGAACCCCGACGACGAGCACCCGCTGTGGGGACCGATCCTCTGGCGCCGTCCCTGGCTCGTCGCCGCGGGCCTCGCGCTCGGCGCCGCCTCGGCGGTGAAGTGGTCGGGGCTGTACGTGCTCGCGGGCTTCGGACTCTACGTCGTCATCACCGATGCCCTCGCCCGGCGCCGCGGCGGGGTCGTCGTGTGGCCGGCGTCCGCGGTCTTCCGCCAGGGGCCGGTGTCGTTCGTCCTCCTCGTCTTCCCCGCTCTCGCGGTGTACCTCGCGAGCTGGACCGGGTGGCTGGTGACGGCGAACGGCTACGACCGCGGCAGCGACCCGAACCCGCTCGTCGCCCTGTGGAACTACCACGAGGCGATGCTCGGCTTCCACGTGGGCCTCACCCGCGGGCACCCCTACGCGAGCCCGGCCTGGGAGTGGCCGTTCCTGCTCCGCCCGACCGCGGTGTGGGTGGACAGCGATCCGACCGGCTGCGGCGTCGACCGCTGCATCGGCGTGATCTCGGCGATCCCCAACCCGCTCATCTGGTACGGCGGCGTCGCGGCCAGCGTGTACCTGCTCTACCGCCTCGTCCGCCGCTGGATCACGCGGCAGCCGGTCGGCCCGGCGCTCAGCCTGCCGCTCGTGGGGCTCGCGGTGACGTATCTGCCCTGGCTGATGTTCCCCGACCGCACGATCTTCCAGTTCTACACGGTCGTGATGATGCCGTTCCTCGTGCTCGCGCTCACCGTCACGCTGCGGATCATCGCCGGGCGCCGGGAGGATCCGCTCCCGCGCCGCCAGTCGGGAGAGCGCACCGTCCTGATCTACCTCGGCGTCGTCGTCCTGGTCTCGGCGTTCTTCCTGCCGCTGTGGACGGGGATGAGCGTTCCCTACGACTTCTGGCGCCTGCACAACTGGCTGCCCGGCTGGGTCTGA
- a CDS encoding Lrp/AsnC family transcriptional regulator encodes MRIDRLDAALIRLLTESPQLPLLECARRLGIARGTATSRLARLHEGGVIEAIVPRIDPAGFGYGVVAFCLVEIDQKVGHDDVATALADAVLEIVDMHTVTGASDMQLRLVARDATRLQEVLDRVALVPGVARTASSIAMRTHLSGRVLPLVEHVADETP; translated from the coding sequence GTGCGGATCGACCGCCTCGACGCCGCGTTGATCCGGCTGCTGACGGAGTCGCCGCAGCTGCCCCTGCTGGAGTGCGCACGCCGGCTGGGCATCGCGCGGGGGACGGCCACCAGCCGTCTCGCGCGCCTGCACGAGGGCGGGGTGATCGAGGCGATCGTGCCGCGCATCGACCCCGCCGGCTTCGGGTACGGCGTCGTGGCGTTCTGCCTCGTCGAGATCGATCAGAAGGTCGGACACGACGACGTCGCGACCGCCCTCGCGGACGCGGTGCTGGAGATCGTCGACATGCACACCGTCACGGGCGCGAGCGACATGCAGCTCCGGCTCGTCGCCCGCGATGCGACGCGGCTCCAGGAGGTGCTGGACCGGGTGGCCCTCGTGCCGGGCGTCGCGCGGACCGCGTCCTCCATCGCCATGCGCACGCACCTCTCCGGTCGCGTGCTCCCGCTCGTGGAGCACGTGGCCGACGAGACCCCCTGA
- a CDS encoding aldo/keto reductase has translation MTIPALELNDGNSIPQLGYGVFKVPPAETEKAVSEALEIGYRHIDTAAIYGNEEGVGAAIASSGIPREELFVTTKLWNDRHHDDEPRAAIGESLEKLGLEQVDLYLVHWPTPAKDDYVHAFAKLVELRDAGLTRSIGVSNFLVPHLERTVKETGVVPAVNQIELHPAYQRREEVAWAEANGVRIEAWGPLGQGKYDLFGTPAIAEAAAAHGVTPAQAVLRWHLQKGIIVFPKSVRPERLRENLDVFGFELTDAEIAAIDALDPLDGSGRVGSHPDEVN, from the coding sequence ATGACCATTCCTGCACTCGAACTGAACGACGGCAACTCCATCCCCCAGCTGGGCTACGGCGTCTTCAAGGTGCCGCCGGCAGAGACCGAGAAGGCGGTGAGCGAGGCCCTCGAGATCGGGTACCGCCACATCGACACCGCCGCGATCTACGGCAACGAGGAGGGCGTCGGCGCGGCCATCGCGTCCTCCGGCATCCCCCGCGAGGAGCTCTTCGTCACCACGAAGCTGTGGAACGACCGCCACCACGACGACGAGCCCCGCGCCGCCATCGGCGAGAGCCTCGAGAAGCTCGGCCTGGAGCAGGTGGACCTGTACCTCGTGCACTGGCCCACCCCGGCGAAGGACGACTACGTCCACGCGTTCGCGAAGCTCGTCGAGCTGCGCGACGCGGGCCTGACCCGCAGCATCGGCGTCTCGAATTTCCTCGTGCCGCACCTGGAGCGCACGGTGAAGGAGACCGGCGTCGTCCCGGCTGTGAACCAGATCGAGCTGCACCCGGCCTACCAGCGCCGCGAGGAGGTCGCGTGGGCCGAGGCCAACGGCGTCCGCATCGAGGCCTGGGGTCCGCTCGGCCAGGGCAAGTACGACCTCTTCGGCACCCCGGCGATCGCGGAGGCGGCCGCCGCCCACGGCGTGACCCCCGCACAGGCCGTCCTGCGCTGGCACCTGCAGAAGGGCATCATCGTCTTCCCGAAGTCGGTGCGTCCGGAGCGCCTGCGCGAGAACCTGGACGTGTTCGGCTTCGAGCTCACCGACGCCGAGATCGCCGCGATCGACGCGCTCGACCCGCTCGACGGCTCCGGCCGCGTGGGCTCGCACCCCGACGAGGTCAACTGA